ggacaaatagtaaaaatcttaccatctttcgtaaatagatgtgaccgtagttcaatacgatcactattggtcgcacgttttgagtactaacatttctaagtgcaggaagaaaatttgtcttaacagtatgaagatcctcaagccatgaaacataatgacttatcttctcgcagtttagttcagctccgggacagtagtaggtcctgtctaccaagcgccggacatgtttgcttgaatggaaataagctgtcaatagaaattagttgtcaactatttttgaataaacaatatcaaagacataaatatggttgagaaactcacataatggtagaactggaggcgtctgcacatcgacccagatgtctgtattaccttcaatatcatcttccggacgaatatcaaaggtgataaccatgtcaggctcaaatgcataagccttgcatagtgcttgccaagttttgcattcaaaataggtgtacgtgtctgcattgtataatttgacgttgaaattataaccatgctcggtcttcaggtaaactctttttaccttcatagtttccatagcactgaaacctatcttatccaagacaaaaaaatttgcatggcaggggatgcgctaatagaatagtgaaaatttaaaattataagttgaagcaaatgaagcatatataagtcatgcttaattacgaaaaaagacttgtcattgtgacttactgtatccacttcgaaggtctcatccagcttgatgctgaagcgcctatcatcaacaaggaaatttctgtcgcacaggtcgcgctggtcttcacagtattcgcacttaatgaaatctttttcgtcgtcagacgacatttcctatgttcatataggtgaaacattaaacacttactagttctattaattcaactaattcaactacttctattagttcaactagttctattaattcaactaagcatttaataaaaataaacttgttctatcaattttcttactaaaataaagtagctagttctatatagtaatattttaattagatcatcaaatctcatatatctaaattttcttactaaaaataaactagttctattaattcaactaattcaactaagaatttactaaaaataaactagttctattaattttcttactaaaatatataaagtagctatatatagtaatattttaattagatcatcaaatctcatatacctaaattttcttactaaaaataaactagttctactaattcaactagttcaactaagcNNNNNNNNNNNNNNNNNNNNNNNNNNNNNNNNNNNNNNNNNNNNNNNNNNNNNNNNNNNNNNNNNNNNNNNNNNNNNNNNNNNNNNNNNNNNNNNNNNNNNNNNNNNNNNNNNNNNNNNNNNNNNNNNNNNNNNNNNNNNNNNNNNNNNNNNNNNNNNNNNNNNNNNNNNNNNNNNNNNNNNNNNNNNNNNNNNNNNNNNNNNNNNNNNNNNNNNNNNNNNNNNNNNNNNNNNNNNNNNNNNNNNNNNNNNNNNNNNNNNNNNNNNNNNNNNNNNNNNNNNNNNNNNNNNNNNNNNNNNNNNNNNNNNNNNNNNNNNNNNNNNNNNNNNNNNNNNNNNNNNNNNNNNNNNNNNNNNNNNNNNNNNNNNNNNNNNNNNNNNNNNNNNNNNNNNNNNNNNNNNNNNNNNNggcgcgcgatgggcgacggcgcggcagcgacggcgatgtcgcgcgaagtagttggagaagaagtggtcgatgaaactgaattttttgtaagtgccatatatatatgatgggcctttagtaccggttggagccaccaaccggtactaaaggccaattttcgccaggccaaggggcgggaaactgcccctttagtactggttcgtgactccaaccggtactaaaggcccacgcattagtaccggttggagcaaccaaccggtactaatggttgtgcgctgccaccggcggtgcacaatgtttagtcccacctcgccgagcgaagggcagccgcactgatttataaacccagccgcggctgcttcttcaaacttctctATGTAGCAGGCATCTGGGCCTAATttcggcgcgctgccctgtgagcctgctggcccttctgggcctgtatttacaaaccctaggtctggcaggcccactgggcagcgccccaacaaatttttatataattttcttctatttatttctgagtagtttttttgctgtatttagtttctttgtgaatataaaaaaaattatatagtttttttcttttctgcattatttattttttgctatttatttataTAGTTTTTATatagttccaacattttcagagttcattttgtagtgatttttaatttcaccgtcatttagctctctaaataaatcgataaatgactgaaaaacaacaaatgatgtcagaacgtgttggaaattgatgacgtcgctttaaatgatgcatactgaacgcaaaaataggctagagttcaaataagtttaaaaaacattgaagtgcccgtgtaacagataagttctcgtccgaaaccctgaaactccgaaagagattgtccggtttgtacacgaggtgcgtccagtttttgccgtgaccctctctactcttttgcacatgctatgcgggtgaaatgatggtaccatgccaagttccaacattttcagagttcattttgtagtgattttcaatttcaccgtcatttagctctctaaacaaatcggtaaatgactgaaaaacagtaaatgatgtcagaacatgttggaaattagtgacgtcgctttgaatgatgcatactgaacgcaaaaataggctggagttcaaataagtttaaaaaaattgattatcataaaaaaatacattgattatcaatgttttttgtgtacaatctgaattgtcaatatgagtcctcaacggtttaaaaaccggtgaagactcatattgcgaccacaaattctacacatagagttcaatgaagaccaagtgcttgtgatagtttgagaagtaacatatttaagatggtaaaaatcttgctaggggagcgaggtgggactaaaaacagcctgccacaacctctttactaccggttcgtgccacgaaccggtactaaaggtgctcgccGGATCCcattctctttagtaccggttcgtggcatgaaccggtactaaaggttcgccccgaaccggtactaaagatctcctcccgcctagccgtttgaaccggcactaatggacacattagtgccggctcaaatgcaaaccggcactaatgtgtctcacatttgacctttttctactagtgggcatTCATGTGCGTGGACTAATCCGCGGAAGGATACATTGAAGATGCCCTTACGTAGCAAAACATTTGACCATCATTATTCAAGTTTGCATCCAATGCAACTAATTCGTGCTTCCACTTTTCCATCCAATGCAACTAATTCGTTATTCCACCTTGTTAGTAATATTGTGTATCAGCTAGCTTCCTTGACAACAAATTAATTTATACTTTTCTTTATTGGAGAATTTGCTTCTGTGGTGAATGAAACTTATTTGAAATTTATGTCCTATGTGACGTGATATTCTGTTTCACAAGCATCTCCATCTTGCTTTTCTTAGAACATGCTTCCATCAAAAAGGAAATTATTCCTCATATTTGGTGTACACAACATTCTACAGtgtccttagggcatctccaacacggaCTGTCAAACCACCGGCACCCGTTCGGATCATGCGGTCCGGACATATTTTGTCATCCAACATGCTCATGTATCAGCCCGCTCGGCGCTCCGAGCGTACTTTTTTCGCAAATtggggggtgggggggagggggttgcGGGAGTCCCGACCGCCGCCACGTAGGACTCCAACACCCTCGGCCTCACTCAAACCCTCTCTCCCAGTTCCATTCTCTTCCACTTCGTCCCTACTCCCCCTTGTGTTGCATCCACACCCTTCTCCTCCGATGTCGCTGTTGTACCTCTCCGGTTGCCGCCCGGACATTGTCGGACATCCTCAACTCCCGCCGTCCACCCAGGATTCGTCCGCAGCCAGGTACCCTTTGCCCCCTTGTCGACGATGTCCATGACGGACACCACGCCTGGCAGGTGTTTGGTAAAATATCATTGAGCTTATTTTAGAAATTCATGTCGTTTTTAGAGTAAGAAGGATGTTAGGGTACTCGGCGaaggaggatgagttgttgtgtgatGCCTGGTTGGTTGTATCTGTGGACTTCATAGGGAGGAGCAAAAGGGGGTCTTTTTGGCAACAGGTGCATGATTCGTTTCATGCGCGAAAGCACATTGTGCCCTATGACATGCACGCCATCCTCTAGGAACGTAGTGTCAAGTCCTTAGCATATGGATGGTACATCATCCAGAGCTCCGTCATGAAGTATTGTGGCGCGGTTGGTTGCATGGAGGCAATGCGGCCATTGCGCGCATCAACCATGGAGATCGTAAGTTTGCTTCTTCTTATTCTATATGTTGATTGATTCTTTCACTCATTGTTGCTCTACACATTGCGTAACGTACACGCGTTGTCGTGATGTACTACAAGTCAGAGGACAGACCATTCAAGCACATGTATTATTGGATGAAACTCAAGGGGCAGTATGTGTGGGACAACATGTGTCGGTACTTGGGACTCGGGCTAGTATTCTTGAATTTGATCTATTcatgaaaaacttgttgaacataaGATTAATCTCATTGAATTTAACTATTGTTGTAATAGACATATTTGCATGCTACGGATGATTTGGCTATTTTCTATCTGAATTTTGATGAATTCCGTTATGATTGATAAAAAATCATCCGGTTAACTGAAATCCAGTCCAAAAACAATTCATTAATGGTGAAAGCGCCCAACAATTAGAAGGACAAAATGGTCAAAATGTAGGTTCAATACGTGTCGGATGCAGTGCCTCTATATGCGGATAATGTTGGATGGTCGGCTTCCGCATCCGTGTGATTCTCCCTATCCACTAACGAACAGAGTGTTCGGTTCAGGGGTGAGCGTTGTAGATGCCCTTCTGCTTGCTAATATGAAATCGATGGAAGCCCGCCAGTAAATATGGTGCCGTAAGGTCAACACGCCATCTAGCACGAGCGTTGATAATTTCTGACCTGGCCACTCGCATCAAGCTTGCAATGTGTGTCGGCTTAACCAGCACACGTATGTCACCTCAAGTCCACGCACGCTCTCCACTCTCTCCCCGAACGGGCGAGTGAGAGATGTAACGATCACGCAAAATCTGAAGAGGTGCAACTAATACGCGATCTAATCGAGGTTCGACAAATCATGAGAGTGTGGTAGCAGGCAGAGTACGTACGACGAAGGCGTAACCGGTGACGGTGGCCCAGGAGTTGCCGAgcgcggcgccggcgaggtggacGTCGCCGAGGTGGCCGGAGAACATCACGGACACCAGCGGGATGCCGTAGTAGGACATGTTGGTCAGGACCATCGGCACCGCGAACCGCAGCTGCGCCCATGCCTCCTCCGTGTCGATCAAGCGGCGTAGCCACGCCGGCGAGCAGGGCTTCGCCTCGCCGTCGGCGGGCTCGCAGGCACCGAGCAGCGGAGCTGAAGCCGAGGACATGTCGGCCCGCCGCACGAGATGGGAGAAGAGCTCGGTTAATTTTGTGGTGTCTGGTGCCGATGGCGATCGACGAGATATAGCGATGTGGACTGCGGGACTGGAGATTAGCAGATAGTAGCGGGTGAGCCGCCTTGACCCCTTTTTTGTGCGGTGCTTGTGGGCTGCGGCATGTGGAACGCGGGAAAATATCTAGTGCACCCAGTTATCTTGTGCTACCTGTGCACCAAGTTAATAAAGTCCAATTTATGAATGTCAAAAAGATCTGAACAAAAGATATGTTGTACAAGCAACAAGAATCTGTAGTACTATAAAATTTGAGATCCAAATTGAAAACACAGCATTagacacaaaaaagacaaattcatcgATGATATAGAAAATGGGCTGAATTCAAGGCCCAGGTTGCATTAGGTACTATTCACAgcatgatttgtcttttttgtttctaacAATGTACGTTAAATTTGAATCCAATTTTTTTACTATGGTAGATATGTGTCATACTTACCACCTcataaaatttcatattttttcaaTGTCTATAAAGTGAGATATGGAgatcggtgcaccggtagcaccaaatTCACCGTTGCACCAGATACGTTCCCTGTGGAACGCATGGTGGTGGAGAAAAGAAGATAGGGCGTCGTACACATTTATATTAAATTTTCCAACGAGTGGTGAACATTTAATGCTCCAGTGTTTAGGACAATGCGAAATTATTCGTGGCGTGCGAAATAGTAGTacgtcatactccctccatccatatatatagggcctaatgtgttttcgaggttgcctttgactattgataataagattaatagtatatgagttgtataatatgaaaattatatcattaaaaTCTCGTTTCACGTAGGAATTTAACTGTGTACTTTGTGTAATTtgtatgtcatatattattgctttaACATGTGGTCAATGTTTGTCtcaaaaaatgcattagaccctgtatagATGAATAGAGAGAGTATCAAACATTTGGTGGTAAAAGTGTAGAGTtgcgttagggcatctccagcgccggcTCATCAAATTGGATACGTAAAATTCATGAGCACACCCGAAATTGTCCATAAAAAAGGATAGAGGGCAGCCACATAACTCGACGCACTAAATCTACATTATAAATGGATATTTAAAAAAATGCAAACCGGAACAAAATTTAAGCAATTTTTCATATACTATGTGTAAACCGGACGCTAATTAACAAGTTGAACTATTTGTTAAAAAAAGACTAAACTAAGTGAGATACCGGACTGTGACCTCGTAGACATGTCCTCTGAGGCAATCCGCTCAGTCGTCGTCCTTCTAGTGGCTATCATTCTCCCATTTTGTCATTGGAATATAGAAATCGCCGTAAAATTGAGTCAACTATTATGCACCACTCCCTCTGAAGATCTAACAATCAATCTTGGCCAGATAAGACAAATAGATTGAAAAGCATGCATAGCTACTTAATTATATAACAAAAAAACTTCAAGAGATTCAAATAGATTTAgtgaacaatctgatcataaacacacaattcatcatgttccaacaaacacatcacaaaattaCATCAGATtgatttcaaacacacaagaaagaaGGGGAATAGGTATTGAAgatccaagagagagagagagagagagagagagagagagagaaagagagcacCATCTAGGCACTACAATGGACTCGTAGGTCCTGAAGAACACATGGTCatggaggcaacaaggttgatgaagaggcCTCCGGCAATGGCTTCCCTCTCCGACGGAGCTCTGGAATGGGGCTCCAAATGGGATCTCTTCGGAACAGAGACTCGGCGATAAAATTCTTCTGGAGGAATGACAAATGATTTCGGCATTTAAAAGGAATTATGGTGGTGGAATCAGGTCAAGGTGGTaaccaggggcccacaagctcaggtgaagcggccaccccctgggcgcacTATAAGGCCTTTGTGGGTGACTGGTGGGTCCACTTGACGCTTCCCAAAGCTTCCGGTGTTTCTTGTTGCCAAGAAATCATGTTAAATCGACAACGTATTTTGGCCTCTGTGGATATTGATTTTTTGCGAAATTAAATACAAGCAAGAAACATGAACTGGCATTGagcactaaattaataggttagtacatgaaaataatataaattgctatTAAAAGTATATAGAAATGATAATATAGTAGCATtagacaataaaaaattatagatacatttgatAAGTATCACCCACCAGACcgcaggaggaggacgacgacgatgatgatccgGATGAATTTGATGTGGATCGAAAGAAGAAAGGCAGAGGAGAAAACTTTAACATGCGGGTGAACGAGTCGTTGTGCGATACATGGTTGGCAACTAACATCAATTTGATCCATGGGACGAAGTAAAAGGGCTAAACATTTTGGGCCAATTTTCACACTTGGTTTCATGACCACAAGCATTTCTAACCCTATTTCGATAGGCTCATCCACAACAGTGGGGGTGAAATCTATCAACATCGATGGTACATCATGCAAGAGGTCGTGTCCAAGTATTGCGACCACTTGAGGCAACTCTTCAACCGGTGGCCAACTGGTGCACAAATCTCCGAGCAAGTAAGTTGTTAATATGTGTTGATCATCTAGTCGGATAAGCATTGTTCTGTTGGTCATTTCGCTGAATATGCATTGTTGTGTTGATCATTTGGCCGGACATGCATTGGTGTGTTGATCATTTGGCCGGATATGCATTGTTGTATTGGCCGTTTGTCCGGATATGAATTGTTGTGTGATTGTGTTGATTATTTAACCGGATATGCATTGTTCTATTGGTCATTTGATAATGTTTTATTTTGCAGCCTTCCCGTGCATGCAATGTTTTCTTGAAGTTAGAGAAGAGGAACTTGATcgtcatgcattgttggttgaagttgaatgtACAACCCAAGTGGGATCTATTCATTGCCAAGACCGCCAGCATAGGCGCCGAgtaagatgttggaaatatgccctagaggcaataataaatgattattattatatttctttgttcatggtaattgtctattattcatgctataattgtattgtccggaaatcgtgatacatgtgtgaatacatagaccacaacctgtccctagtaagcctctagttgactagctcgttgatcaaaagatagtcacggtttcctgactatggacattggatgtcattgataacgggatcacatcattaggagaatgatgtgatggacaagacccaatcctaagcatagcataaaagatcgtgtagtttcgttttctagagcttttccaatgtcaagtatcttttccttagaccatgagatcgtgcaactcccggataccgtaggagtgctttgggtgtgccaaacgtcacaacgtaactgggtgactataaaggtgcactacgggtatctccgaaagtgtctgttgggttggcacggatcgagactgggatttgtcactccgtatgacggagaggtatctctgggcccactcggtaatgcatcatcataatgagctcaatgtgactaaggcgttagtcacgggatcatgcattgcggtacgagtaaagagacttgccggtaacgagattgaacaaggtattgggataccgacgatcgaatctcgggcaagtaacataccgattgacaaagggaattgtatacgggattgattgaatcctcgacaccgtggttcatccgatgagatcatcgtggaacatgtgggagccaacatgggtatccagatcccgctgttggttattgaccggagaggcgtctcggtcatgtctgcatgtctcccgaacccgtagggtctacacacttaaggtccggtgacgctagggttgtagagatatatgtatgcggaaacccgaaagttgttcggagtcccggatgagatcccggacgtcacgagaggttccgtaatggtccggaggtgaagaattatatataggaagtccagtttcggccaccgggaaagtttcgggggttatcggtattgtaccgggaccaccggaagggtcccgggggtccaccgggtggggccacctgtcccggagggccccgtgggctgaaagtggaagggaaccagcccctagtgggctggggcgccccccttgggcctccccccatgcgcctagggttgggaaccctaggggggttcccccttgccttggggggcaaggcaccccttcccccccacttggccgccgcccccctggatctgatctccagggccggcttcccccccaggggggcctatataaagggggggagggcagcacacaacagccttgggcgcctccctactcccctgcaacacctctctctctctctctctctcgcagaagcttagcgaagccctgccgagacccgctacatccaccaccacgccgtcgtgctgctggatctccatcaacctctcctttccccttgctggatcaagaaggaggagacgtcgctgcaccgtacatgtgttgaacgcggaggtgccgtccgttcggcactcggtcatcggtgatttggatcacggcgagtacgactccgtcatccacgttcattggaacgcttccgctcgcgatctacaagggtatgtagatgcactcccttcccctcgttgctagtacactccatagatgcatcttggtgaacgtaggaaaattttaaaattatgctacgattcccaacagaagAAACCTGTGATCCAACCGAACCAACAAAAGAGTCGACCAAGAAGGTCAGAAGAGGGTTTCGGAAAGAAGCGGGGGGGGGAGGCGAAGCGAGAATGGGTAGTGACCATGATGACGAAGAGATTCGAGGACATCTTGGCCAAGAAAGAGGTGGCATACGTCAAACGCTCCAACGTCAATGAGGCATGCAAGACCGAGAGGTTTAACATGTTGATGGCGGCGACCAACAAGAAGATAACACTCAAAGGCAAGAAGGTCATGCTCGAAAagaagaaggttgagattgcatgATCGGCGGCAGAGTGAGCGATGAGGCTTAGATGGCCGGTCCGGCGGGGCGATTTTTTTTGCACGGACTGCCGGACTGATATTCTTTTGTGACCGGGCATGTAAAAACTATGCATACTTGTCTCTTTTTTTGGTTCTGATCGGGTACTGTGTGATCTAGCGCGCGCTATGTGATCAGGCAAATTTGAATTTCGAATTGACTGTACCTGGCCGGACATTCGAGGGATAACTATGGATGGCCGGCTCTCATATTAGTGTGTGTAGACGGTCCCCACCGGTCCACAGACGGATACATTGTCCAGCTTGGGTGTCAACAGTGGAGATGCCCTAATCTCGTTTGCTCAGAGTTTAGGGATGGGAATGATGCCTCTAGGGGAGGAGTGATGACGATGGCATCTATGTGCTGTCTTGGCGAGGCCCTCTTTGGAATGGTGTACGTGAGGTTTTTATCTGTGCCACTCAGCCGGTTGTTATAGTTTTCGCCTGATTTTTCATAATCAACTGAGCAATTTGAGTTCCTTTTTCTTCTTAATGAATGCAGAATTCTGTCATTTAGAAAAATGTTGAGAACCTGAATATCGCAATTGTATGGAAGGCAATGCAGTGATGTTACCTCCAAATAGTTGCTTCAGGGGTAATATGGCATGTTAATGAATGCTGCACTTTTTGCCACTATATTCATTGCTGGATTTTTTAATTTTTCATACCTCCCAAATGATTTTGATTTGGAACTTGAATTTGTTTTTCCTTTTCAGGGGTCTGCTATTTTATTAAGAGAGTTTTATTTTTCAGGAGAGCGGATTTCTTTTATTTCTCTGTGGCGGTCTGGCGGATGAGCCCAACAACAAATGGAAATGCAGGCTCATCCACTCACGCAGAGCCTTCCTACAGCCCAGATACAGCTGCGGAACCGCCTGACGAACGGCCCATCATCGCgagaaaatggagggaaaaagGTGCAGAAGCGAGGGAAAACTCTCTTCCCGTTCCCCAAATGCGCGCACAGATGGAAACCTACGCCGACCTCGGCCCCGACGGCGGCAACCCTGCTCCGGCGAAGCCGGCCATGGAGGAACCACGCGCCGCCACCGATGTCGCTGCAGACCCctccctcgccggcaccgacgcgctccccgcccccCACCCGGTACGCTCTCCCCGCAGCCCCCCGGGCACCACCCGATGGGTTCTCCGCCACCGCCCGTTTTGTTCA
This region of Triticum aestivum cultivar Chinese Spring chromosome 2D, IWGSC CS RefSeq v2.1, whole genome shotgun sequence genomic DNA includes:
- the LOC123051821 gene encoding protein DETOXIFICATION 19-like produces the protein MSSASAPLLGACEPADGEAKPCSPAWLRRLIDTEEAWAQLRFAVPMVLTNMSYYGIPLVSVMFSGHLGDVHLAGAALGNSWATVTGYAFVEMSSDDEKDFIKCEYCEDQRDLCDRNFLVDD